The Aquipuribacter hungaricus genomic sequence GACGGCGTGCTTGCAGTCCGAGGCGACCGGGCAGGAGCAGCGCGACGTCCATCGCCGCGGGTTGCCCGGCCGGGGCGCGAAGGGCGTGACGAGGGTGGAGTAGACGGTGTTCCCGCTGCCCCGGACCTCCCCCAGCAGCGCGCCGCCGCCGCTGCCGGTGAGGCGCTGCACCCGCCCCGCCCGGGCGTACTCGGCACCGCGCCGGAACGTGTCGTCGCCGACGACGGCCCGGACGGCGTCGTCGTCGATGGCGTCGGTCCAGTGCTCGGGCATCCGGGCAAGGCTACGGACCCCCGGGCGGGCGCGCCCCCGGGCGTGGAGGATGCCGGGGTGCTCGTGGTCGACGTCGCCAACCTGCTGGGGTCCCGCCCCGACGGCTGGTGGCGCGACCGGGCCGGCGCCACGTCCCGCCTGCTGGTCGCGCTCGCCGCCGCCGGGCTCGGCGAGGTGGTCGCGGTCGTCGAGGGCCGGGCCCGCGAGGTGCCCGACGTCACCGGTCTCACGGTGGTGCGGGCCGGCGGGTCCGGCGACGACGAGGTGGTGGCCCAGGTGCTCGCCCACCCCGGCTGCACCGTCGTCACCGCGGACCGGGGGCTGCGGGCCCGGCTGCCTCCGGGCACGGAGGTCATGGGCCCGGGGACGCTGCGGGACCGGCTCGACGGCTGAGCTCCTGCCCGTCCGACGGCCGAGCCCGGCCCTGCCCGACCATGGACCGGTGAGCCGCGACCCCGACCCCGTGCCGCCCGGCCCACCTGCACCCGTGCGTGCGCTGACCGCCGAGCAGCGGGCCCGGGCGGCCGGGATGACCACGTCCCCGCTGGTCGCGCCGGGCCTGCGGGTCCTGTTCTGCGGGATCAACCCGAGCCTGCGCACGGCGTGGACGGGCCACCACTTCGCCCACCCGGCCAACCGGTTCTGGACCGCCCTGCACCTGTCGGGCTTCACGCCGCGGCGGCTCGCGCCCGCCGAGCAGGACGAGCTGCTCGCCCTCGGCCTGGGCGTCACGAACGTCGCCTCCCGGACCACGGCCCGCGCGTCCGAGCTGTCCACCGAGGAGCTCGTCGAGGGCGGGCGGCGCCTGGCCGGCGAGCTGGCGGTGCTCCGTCCGCGGTGGCTGGCGGTCCTCGGCGTGACGGCCTACCGCACGGCCTTCGCCGAGCCCCGCGCCGTCCTGGGGCCGCAGGAGCGGAGGTTCGGCGGGACCCGGGTCTGGGTGCTGCCCAACCCCAGCGGCCTCAACGCCCACCACACGCCCGCGCAGCTCGGCGAGCGCTTCTCCGAGCTCCGCCGCGAGGTGGGCCCGGCCTGACCGGGTCGCCGCGCCCCGGCCGGACGCCCGAGGTTGCACGGATGCGCGGTCGCACCGCCCCGCCACCGCACATCGGTGCAAGGTGGGGAGCCCTCGCCGCGCGCCGGGCACGACCGAGGGGCCCCGTCGGGTGACGGGGCCCCTCGGTCGTCACCTCAGCAGCGCCGGACCGCGTACCGCAGCCGGAGCTGGTCCATCTCCGCCGTCGCGCCGGCCACCTGCGCCGAGGCGTCGACGGTGACCTTGCGCGGCGTCAGACGCCGGCCGCCGTCGTCCATGACGTGCTCGGCGCTGGCACCGGGTGCCAGGTCGAGGGTGTGCTCCTCGCCGAGCTGGCTCCTCACCACGACGGACGCGGTGACCGTCCCCCGGTTGACGAGCGTGACGACCAGCTGAGCCGTCCCGTCCTGGCAGCGGGTGGCGGCGGTCGCCGTCACCTCCAGCCGGGGCTCGGCGACCGTGACCTCGACCGTGCTGGTGACCGACGCGCCGCCGGGGCGGGTGACGGTGACCGTGGCGGTGCGGGTCCCGGGACCGGCGTAGCGGTGGACCGGGTCGGCGCCCGTGCCGGTCGTGCCGTCGCCGAAGTCCCACGCGTAGACGAGCCCGGCCGTGTCCGGCCCCAGGTCGGCGCAGGCGATGCGCAGCGAGGGGTCGTCAGGGTCGTGGACGACGACCGAGCGGGCCTTCTCGTCGGCCCGCAGGTCGGTCCGGACGACGACCTGGCCGCTGGCGCCCCCGGCGTCTGTGGTGAAGGGCAGCCAGATCTCGTTCTCCTCGGCGAAGGGCTGGGAGGTGTCGAAGCGGAAGTGCGCCCCGCCCCTGCCGACGGCGCAGGCCTGCTCGTGCACGTGGACCATGTGCGCGGTGCCCGGGCGCAGGCCCGTGACCTCGAGCGTGGTCACCGTGCCGGTGCGGTCGCGCAGCATGGTGGCCGTGCCGGCGACGTCCGGGTAGGTGGTCGTGCCGTCCGCGAACGGCAGGACGACGCCGCCGGTGGTGACCCCGGTGGAGAAGGCGACGTCGTAGGCGTCCGTGCCCGGTGAGGCCGAGGCCTCGACCGTCGGCAGCGCCTCCGGACCGGTGACCTCGACCGTGACGGACCCCTGGTAGGTGCCGCCGTTGCCGTCGGTGACGGTGAGGGTCGCGGTGTAGGTGCCCGGCTCCGTGTACACCGCCTCGGTGTCGGCGGTGGTCCGGCGGTCGCTGTCGTCGTCGGCGAGACCGAGGTCCCAGACGTACGCCAGCTCGTCCCCGTCGGCGTCCACCGCGCCGGCGCTCAGCTGCACCGCGAGCGGTGCCGGGCCGGACGGCGGGGTGGCGGTCGGCGCGGCGGTCGGCGCTGTGTTCTCGCCGGACGCCTCCCGGACCACGACCGTGCCCTGCATCGTCGTGCCGTGGATGCTGCACCAGTACGAGTACACCCCCGGTTCGGTGAAGGTGTAGCGGACCGGCTCGCCGCCGGCGTCCCGGTACTCGCGCAGCGGCGGGTCCCAGTTCTCGCCCCGGCTGGTGACGTCGTGGCCCATCGTGGCCTGGTCGAACTGCCACTCCACGGTGTCGCCCACCTCGACGACGACCTCCGAGGTGCCGGTGCTCTCGGCGACCCAGCGGTTGCCGCCGGCGTCGTCGACCGCGTCGACCACGGCGACCCGGCCGGGCTCGACCGCCTCGCCGTCCCAGACGAAGTCGTCGAACGCGGCGACCGGGGTGCCGCTCGCGCCACCGCGGACGGCCATCACGCCGACGCGCGGCGCGGTGATGCCGGCCAGGGACCGGGCGTCGCCGACCTGGACGAACTCCTCGCCGTCGAGCGAGTAGTAGCCGCGGACGGACGTGCCGTCGGACACCAGCCGGAGCGTGAGCTCCGTCGGGAAGTCCTCGGGCAGGAACGGCCCGTCGAACGACCCGCCCCCGGTGTGCCAGTTCCCCGAGAAGTCGAAGCCGTCGTTGCTCGGCGAGGACGACTTGAGGAACTCGATCCACTCGTTGCCGCCGCCCTTGTTGACGAAGGCGAGCTTGACGAACCCGGACGCCCCGGCACCGGCCACGACGAGACCGGCCTGCTGGCCGCCCTGGTCGGGGTCGAACGACAGCGTCGATGTCACCGACCAGGGACCGTCGGGGGCGGCCTGGGTGATGATGTTGGACGCGTCGGCGTACTCGCCCGAGTCCGGGGTCAGGCGCAGCGCGCCGCCGGACACCTCGTACAGCGACGGGTCGGGCCGGCGCACCTGCCAGTGGCAGCTGTCGAGCAGCTCGTCGTCGTCGAAGCTGTCTGAGCGGACGGGCTGCAGGCACGGCTCCGGCTCCTCGACGCTCACGGCGGAGACCGCGAACACGTGGAGACGGTCGTCGTCGGGCAGCGTGAGGGTGGCCGCGTCCTTGCCGGCCTGCAGGAGCACGGGCTGCGTGAACAGCATCACCCGCGGCGAGGTCTGCCCCCCGGAGTAGTGCCGGTAGGGCATGTCGACGGCGATCTGCTCACCGAACTTCGGGTTCTGCGCCCAGTCGGTGAAGCGCAGCGGGACCTGCTCGGTCGTGCCGTCGGTGTAGGTCAGCGTGCCGGTGGTGTCGACGTCCCCGTTGTGGGCCGTCGCCAGGACGCTGAGCATGTCGTGGTCGCCGGTGGGCAGCTGGATGACCTGCCCGTCCGCCTCGACGTTGTTGGCCTCGCCGTCGGCAGGGCTGCCGAAGACGTACTCGATGCCGTCGATCTCGACCGGACCGCCCTGCTCGCGCACGGCCTCCGGCAGCAGCTCGGCCGCGAGGCTCCAGCCGCCGCCGTCGAAGTTGCCGTCGGCGGGGTTCGCCGCAGTGGAGATGCCGTCGTTGTTCCACAGCTCCGACAGGTCCGCCACGGCCGGGCACTCGCCGTCGGCGAGGGCGACGACCCGCAGCTGCGTCCGGCCGGTGTTCCCGTCCGGGTCGGTGACCACGAGGGTGACGGTGTACTCGCCGGCCTCGGTGTACGTCCAGGTCGGGGTCGCCCCGGTCGAGACGTCGTCGTCCGTGCCGGCGACGCCGAAGTCCCAGGCCCAGGTCACGTCCTGGCCCTGCGGGTCGGTGGCGGTGCCGGTGAAGGAGACCTCGACCGGCAGGACGCCGCAGCGGGGGTCGGCGGCGGCCCGGGCGACCGGGTCGACGAGCACGGTGACGGTCTCGCCCTCGCGCTCGGCGCCCCTGTGGCCCTCGGCATCGACCGGTGTGACGGACGGGGTGAAGCTCCCGCCCTCGGTGTAGGTGTGGGTCACCTCGGCCCCACCGGTGACGACGTCGGAGCCGTCGCCGAAGGTCCACTCGTAGGTGATGGCGTCGCCCTGACGGTCGACCCCGTCCGCGGTGAGCGTGACCTCCAGCGGCGCGGCGCCGCTGGTGGGCGTCACGTCGACGGTGCTGACGAAGGGCTCGTCCACCTCGAGCTCGCGGACCTGGACGTCGCGGAACGAGACCGAGTCGGCGTCCCCGTGGTTCTGCAGGCCGACGAAGCCCTCGTCGGGGCGGGACCCGTCGGAGGTGTACGTGTTCACGACCTGGCCGTTGAGCGTCATCGTGTACGTCTGGCCGACGACGCGGACCGTGTAGTCGTTCCACTCCCCCACGGGACGGGCGTTGCGGCCGTCCTCGCGGTCGAAGTTGTAGACCGAGCCCGTCTTCTGGGGCTCGTCGCCGGGCTGGCCCTCCTTGATCTGGATCTCGTGGCCGCGGTCGACCGCGACGAAGGGGTCGTCGCCCGGGTCGGGGAAGCGAGCGAAGACGCCGGAGTTGTCGCCCTCGTCGGACAGCCGGAACTGCAGCTTCATCTCGAAGTCGTCGAACGTCTGCCCGGCGAACCAGAACAGGCCGAGCCCGCCCTCGGAGGTCAGCGTGCAGTCCTCGACGACGAACCGGCCGGGGCCGGACTGGCGCCACGCGGAGGTGTCGGTGCCGTCGAAGAGCAGCTCGAAGCCCTCGTCGGCGGTGGGCGGCGTGGTGCAGGCCCGGCGGGCCGTGACGTCGACCGCCCGCGAGCTGGTCTTGCCCGTGCTGTCGGTGACGGTGACCGTCGCCGTCCGGGAGCCGGCCTCGGTGTAGGTCCAGGACGCGGTGGCGCCCGTGGCGGTGTCGGCGTCGGTGCCGGCCACGCCGAAGTCCCAGGCGTAGGTGAGCTCGTCGCCGTCCAGGTCGACCGCCTCGGCGGAGAACGTGACGGCGAGCGGCGCGGGGCCGTCGGCCGGGGTGGCGGTCGCGGAGGTGATGTCGGGCGAGGTGTTCGCCGCGATGCCACGACCCTCGAAGCGGACCTGGTCGAGGTTGACCTCGCCGCCGCCGGTGTAGACGAGGTACAGGGGCCGGCCGCCGGCGTCGGCCTCGCGCGAGGTGATCTCGCCGCTGCCGGTCCGGTAGTAGTACTGGCCCTCGGTGCCGCCGGCCAGCGGGACGGTGGCGACGAGCGGACCGTCGGGGGCGCCCGCGCGCACCTGCACAGCGGCGTCGCCACCGGCCCCGCCGGAGTAGGTGACGTGGACGTCGGTCATGCCCGACAGGCTCATGGGGGACCACATGACCCAGTCGCCCTGGCCCACGCCGGTGACGATGCTGCCGCCGCCGGGACGCGTGCCGGACTTGTCGTCGTAGCCGGTGATGCCCACGCCCTGGCTGGCCGTGTAGTGCTCGGCCTGGCGCAGCCGCGGCTGCAGGGTCACCCGGTCGCTGCCGGTGAGCGGGGCGTTGGCGCCGTCGTTCGCGCCGCCGTCGGTGTAGCTGGCGAGCAGGACCCCGAAGGTGTTGGCGTCGGGGCCGTGGTCGCCGGCCGTCGACATCCGCAGCGTGCCCTCGCAGCCGCTCTCGGAGAGGTTCGGGTGCACGTGCGAGTCGTGGCCGAGGCCGGCCTGGACGACGACGCGGCTGCAGTCGACCT encodes the following:
- a CDS encoding PKD domain-containing protein — encoded protein: MDDPPGDVAAAAEPPDLEDFQKVVLAQGTELGEVMELTVAPDGRVFVITRAGDISVYDPATGSVDILLNNPQLGVFSGLEDGGLGITLDPDFATNGWMYVYYAPLPESYDANRLSRFTVETHEDGESHLHVESEKVILEVGTQRNVCCHSAGSLQFGPDGVLHLSTGDNTSSSDNDGYSPHDERPGRSDYDAQKSSANTDDLRGKILRVVPRDDDQGDVDPTPGDGVSYDIPEGNLFGEGGRYPSALYPDADPDRTRPEIFAMGLRNPYRLGVDQDTGTVYWGEVGPDSRADNPNRGPRHFEEFNRTDVAMNGGWPYCGGQVGEDLTDMRFGGAYVDWDFVANRFRTNPDGSPKRFPCDDPVEMAGVNDSPNSTGLQTLPPMTDAWIPYSDVGPFRYPEVEGSTPTGGQVYRQSQNTSAAATAFPAYYEGVYFMSEMSRGWIKTVRTAEDGSIEQIDDFVSGLVAPADMEFGPDGSLYVLEYGTGFFSGSPQTKLVRIDYAVDGSAPVVRASADVTEGATPLAVAFSSEGTSDPDGEALTYAWDLDGDGTTDSTEQDPTTTYDVAGDYQARLTVTDATGKSASATVTVTAGNTRPTVELVAPLDGGFYRPGDDIAFRVVVGDGQEQVDCSRVVVQAGLGHDSHVHPNLSESGCEGTLRMSTAGDHGPDANTFGVLLASYTDGGANDGANAPLTGSDRVTLQPRLRQAEHYTASQGVGITGYDDKSGTRPGGGSIVTGVGQGDWVMWSPMSLSGMTDVHVTYSGGAGGDAAVQVRAGAPDGPLVATVPLAGGTEGQYYYRTGSGEITSREADAGGRPLYLVYTGGGEVNLDQVRFEGRGIAANTSPDITSATATPADGPAPLAVTFSAEAVDLDGDELTYAWDFGVAGTDADTATGATASWTYTEAGSRTATVTVTDSTGKTSSRAVDVTARRACTTPPTADEGFELLFDGTDTSAWRQSGPGRFVVEDCTLTSEGGLGLFWFAGQTFDDFEMKLQFRLSDEGDNSGVFARFPDPGDDPFVAVDRGHEIQIKEGQPGDEPQKTGSVYNFDREDGRNARPVGEWNDYTVRVVGQTYTMTLNGQVVNTYTSDGSRPDEGFVGLQNHGDADSVSFRDVQVRELEVDEPFVSTVDVTPTSGAAPLEVTLTADGVDRQGDAITYEWTFGDGSDVVTGGAEVTHTYTEGGSFTPSVTPVDAEGHRGAEREGETVTVLVDPVARAAADPRCGVLPVEVSFTGTATDPQGQDVTWAWDFGVAGTDDDVSTGATPTWTYTEAGEYTVTLVVTDPDGNTGRTQLRVVALADGECPAVADLSELWNNDGISTAANPADGNFDGGGWSLAAELLPEAVREQGGPVEIDGIEYVFGSPADGEANNVEADGQVIQLPTGDHDMLSVLATAHNGDVDTTGTLTYTDGTTEQVPLRFTDWAQNPKFGEQIAVDMPYRHYSGGQTSPRVMLFTQPVLLQAGKDAATLTLPDDDRLHVFAVSAVSVEEPEPCLQPVRSDSFDDDELLDSCHWQVRRPDPSLYEVSGGALRLTPDSGEYADASNIITQAAPDGPWSVTSTLSFDPDQGGQQAGLVVAGAGASGFVKLAFVNKGGGNEWIEFLKSSSPSNDGFDFSGNWHTGGGSFDGPFLPEDFPTELTLRLVSDGTSVRGYYSLDGEEFVQVGDARSLAGITAPRVGVMAVRGGASGTPVAAFDDFVWDGEAVEPGRVAVVDAVDDAGGNRWVAESTGTSEVVVEVGDTVEWQFDQATMGHDVTSRGENWDPPLREYRDAGGEPVRYTFTEPGVYSYWCSIHGTTMQGTVVVREASGENTAPTAAPTATPPSGPAPLAVQLSAGAVDADGDELAYVWDLGLADDDSDRRTTADTEAVYTEPGTYTATLTVTDGNGGTYQGSVTVEVTGPEALPTVEASASPGTDAYDVAFSTGVTTGGVVLPFADGTTTYPDVAGTATMLRDRTGTVTTLEVTGLRPGTAHMVHVHEQACAVGRGGAHFRFDTSQPFAEENEIWLPFTTDAGGASGQVVVRTDLRADEKARSVVVHDPDDPSLRIACADLGPDTAGLVYAWDFGDGTTGTGADPVHRYAGPGTRTATVTVTRPGGASVTSTVEVTVAEPRLEVTATAATRCQDGTAQLVVTLVNRGTVTASVVVRSQLGEEHTLDLAPGASAEHVMDDGGRRLTPRKVTVDASAQVAGATAEMDQLRLRYAVRRC
- the mug gene encoding G/U mismatch-specific DNA glycosylase, producing MSRDPDPVPPGPPAPVRALTAEQRARAAGMTTSPLVAPGLRVLFCGINPSLRTAWTGHHFAHPANRFWTALHLSGFTPRRLAPAEQDELLALGLGVTNVASRTTARASELSTEELVEGGRRLAGELAVLRPRWLAVLGVTAYRTAFAEPRAVLGPQERRFGGTRVWVLPNPSGLNAHHTPAQLGERFSELRREVGPA
- a CDS encoding SWIM zinc finger family protein translates to MPEHWTDAIDDDAVRAVVGDDTFRRGAEYARAGRVQRLTGSGGGALLGEVRGSGNTVYSTLVTPFAPRPGNPRRWTSRCSCPVASDCKHAVAVLVAARTGAVGAADEATPAAGWEERVGDLVRPAPEPAREP